The following are encoded together in the Thermococcus sp. genome:
- the pdxT gene encoding pyridoxal 5'-phosphate synthase glutaminase subunit PdxT, which translates to MVKVGVIGLQGDVSEHIEASRRALENLGVSGEVIWLRKPNQLEGISAIIIPGGESTTISRLMVKNGLLEPVRKLGEEGLPIMGTCAGLIMLSKEVIGATPEQRFLELLDVKVNRNAYGRQVDSFEAPIRLAFSDEPFTGVFIRAPRIVELLSDRVKPIAWLGDRVVGVEQDNIIGLEFHPELTDDTRVHEYFLKKAL; encoded by the coding sequence ATGGTCAAGGTAGGCGTCATAGGCCTCCAGGGGGACGTCAGCGAGCACATCGAGGCGAGCAGGAGGGCCCTGGAGAACCTCGGCGTCTCCGGGGAGGTAATCTGGCTCAGGAAGCCAAACCAGCTGGAGGGGATTTCCGCAATCATAATCCCCGGTGGAGAAAGCACCACCATCTCGCGTCTGATGGTCAAGAACGGCCTCCTTGAGCCAGTCAGAAAGCTCGGCGAAGAGGGCCTTCCGATAATGGGCACCTGCGCAGGCCTGATAATGCTCTCGAAGGAGGTTATCGGTGCCACTCCAGAGCAGAGGTTCCTTGAGCTCCTCGACGTTAAGGTGAACAGAAACGCCTACGGCAGGCAGGTGGACAGCTTTGAAGCGCCGATAAGGCTCGCCTTCAGCGACGAGCCCTTCACGGGTGTCTTCATCCGCGCCCCGAGGATAGTCGAGCTTTTGAGCGACAGGGTAAAGCCGATAGCGTGGCTCGGCGACAGGGTTGTAGGTGTGGAGCAGGACAACATAATCGGCCTTGAGTTTCACCCGGAGCTGACCGACGACACGAGGGTTCACGAGTACTTTTTGAAGAAGGCCCTGTGA
- the pdxS gene encoding pyridoxal 5'-phosphate synthase lyase subunit PdxS has product MNKLKVIEAKGTERLKRGFAKMVKGGVIMDVTNAEQARIAEEAGAVSVMALHRVPADIRKAGGVARMAPIEKIQEIMDAVTIPVMAKVRIGHVAEARILEALGVDMIDESEVLTPSDPFFHIDKREFKVPFVCGARNLGEAVRRIWEGSAMIRTKGEAGTGNIVEAVRHVRLVAEGIRQIQAMTDEQVYGVAEKFAEPYLRLALNVKEIAGLPAKVLENEPIYGHYTYREIVEGLYKVLLEIKKLGRLPVVNFAAGGVATPADAALMMQMGMDGVFVGSGIFKSSNPEKMARAIVEAVNHWDEPDVLVEISKDIGEPMRGQDIEELEVRLEERGV; this is encoded by the coding sequence ATGAACAAGTTGAAGGTTATCGAGGCTAAGGGAACGGAGAGGCTCAAGAGGGGCTTCGCCAAGATGGTCAAGGGTGGCGTGATTATGGACGTCACCAACGCCGAGCAGGCGAGGATTGCGGAAGAGGCTGGAGCGGTCTCGGTGATGGCCCTCCACAGGGTTCCGGCAGATATCAGAAAGGCCGGTGGCGTTGCCAGGATGGCCCCGATAGAGAAGATTCAGGAGATAATGGATGCTGTAACGATTCCAGTTATGGCGAAGGTGAGGATTGGCCACGTCGCCGAGGCGAGAATCCTCGAAGCACTGGGCGTTGACATGATTGACGAGAGCGAGGTTCTAACTCCGTCCGACCCGTTCTTCCACATAGACAAGCGCGAGTTTAAGGTTCCATTCGTCTGCGGTGCGAGGAACCTTGGCGAGGCCGTCAGGAGGATATGGGAAGGCTCCGCAATGATAAGAACCAAGGGCGAGGCCGGAACTGGAAACATCGTTGAGGCCGTCAGACACGTCCGCCTCGTTGCGGAGGGAATAAGGCAGATACAGGCCATGACCGACGAGCAGGTCTACGGCGTTGCCGAGAAGTTCGCCGAGCCCTACCTGAGGCTCGCCCTCAACGTCAAGGAGATAGCAGGACTTCCGGCGAAGGTTCTCGAGAACGAGCCAATTTACGGCCACTACACCTACCGCGAGATAGTTGAGGGCCTCTACAAGGTTCTTCTGGAGATTAAGAAGCTCGGTCGCCTTCCGGTTGTGAACTTCGCGGCCGGAGGTGTTGCCACCCCAGCGGACGCGGCACTTATGATGCAGATGGGAATGGACGGTGTCTTCGTTGGTTCCGGAATCTTCAAGAGCTCCAACCCGGAGAAGATGGCGAGGGCAATAGTTGAGGCCGTAAACCACTGGGACGAGCCGGACGTCCTCGTCGAGATAAGCAAGGACATTGGCGAACCCATGCGCGGACAGGACATTGAGGAGCTTGAAGTCCGCCTCGAGGAGAGGGGCGTCTGA
- the nadC gene encoding carboxylating nicotinate-nucleotide diphosphorylase: MVPFSYLLKFIEEDAPFGDITSEAVIPEGVRAKAVVLAKQEGVIAGVEEAKALFEHFGVKVEVKKRDGEEVRRGDVILELEGDARAILLVERTALNVMGRMSGIATEVRRLVERVKAVNPKVKIAGTRKTLLRPIDKRAILIGGGEPHRFSLSDAILIKDNHLALVPLGEAIKRAKAFSAYKVIEVEVESLEGALNAVKAGADVVMLDNMTPVQIAKTIEALKREGLRDRVKIEVSGGITPENIEEYAKLDVDVISLGYLTHSIRNFDVSLEILGRVE; encoded by the coding sequence ATGGTTCCGTTTTCATATCTCCTTAAGTTCATCGAGGAGGACGCTCCCTTTGGGGACATCACGAGCGAGGCTGTTATTCCGGAAGGTGTCAGGGCAAAGGCCGTTGTCTTGGCCAAACAAGAAGGTGTTATAGCGGGCGTTGAGGAAGCCAAAGCCCTATTCGAGCACTTCGGCGTTAAAGTCGAGGTTAAAAAGCGCGACGGCGAGGAAGTTAGGAGGGGCGACGTCATTCTTGAACTTGAGGGCGATGCAAGGGCCATCCTGCTAGTTGAGAGGACGGCTTTGAACGTGATGGGAAGGATGAGCGGAATAGCAACGGAAGTCAGGAGGCTCGTTGAGAGGGTTAAAGCCGTCAATCCGAAGGTTAAAATCGCGGGAACGAGGAAGACGTTGCTGAGACCGATAGACAAGAGGGCAATCCTCATCGGAGGTGGCGAGCCCCATCGCTTCTCGCTTAGCGACGCGATACTAATCAAGGACAACCACCTCGCCTTGGTCCCGCTGGGGGAGGCGATAAAAAGGGCAAAGGCCTTCAGCGCTTACAAGGTCATTGAAGTTGAAGTCGAGAGCCTTGAGGGCGCTCTTAACGCCGTTAAAGCTGGGGCCGACGTTGTGATGCTCGACAACATGACGCCTGTGCAGATAGCGAAGACTATAGAAGCTTTAAAGCGCGAAGGCCTCCGTGATAGGGTGAAAATCGAGGTCTCCGGCGGAATAACGCCCGAGAACATCGAGGAATACGCGAAGCTCGACGTTGATGTCATAAGTCTCGGCTATCTGACGCACTCTATCAGGAACTTTGACGTGAGCCTTGAAATCCTTGGTAGGGTTGAGTGA
- a CDS encoding DUF4932 domain-containing protein, producing the protein METSNTSVLTVEINPNLELFAVIYILAFNGSDPFIMAPPSYIKDALTYFAPYKDSEAVKDVRETFNSSLPFYTRDEAIMALSTRLAKLNYLGNITNDTALGLDLRLFAEFARESNFEAFYRAHLKDYERSISNLSKILSRAPRWYWHLFGRDYTRFRVEASYSLRIHPHSVGENGTVYYIGFIPRDMDPSKAHELALVILHEFAHPFVEDFLKENFQLFRNMSYYLNEIRSELPFTTSYDVDHYGTFYNYLDELFTESVAEYIGLKCGIPEDYVTLYRLTMSVPLFPLSKFFEEYSHMEKSGMKVSEYAPIFARHMAEWATPENVSALYWEVTPVTWVHETNSILFNGKVVIVYGTSGSEKALAEFLEKTLKRGYLQGYGQAPSIVLKEVDELTPDDMKTNLILIGTPETNELVERLNDRLPVKFLFNGSWTLGRSNDSVGKFFAFKITNESVISLPLNAPVPSQWGLIETIKNPWNSDTYITVIAGTDESLMGEVIRKGRVESYTIIGRNYLEVGFYIERGGER; encoded by the coding sequence GTGGAGACCTCGAATACCTCGGTACTTACCGTCGAGATAAACCCAAATCTGGAGCTGTTTGCGGTGATTTATATTCTTGCCTTCAATGGAAGCGACCCCTTTATAATGGCCCCTCCCAGCTACATCAAGGATGCCCTGACGTATTTCGCCCCATACAAAGATAGCGAGGCCGTTAAAGACGTGCGGGAGACTTTCAATTCTTCACTCCCCTTTTATACAAGGGACGAAGCAATAATGGCCCTGAGCACGAGATTAGCCAAGTTGAATTACCTCGGGAATATCACCAACGACACTGCCCTTGGTCTCGATTTGAGGCTTTTCGCGGAGTTCGCCAGGGAGAGCAACTTTGAGGCTTTCTATCGGGCGCATCTGAAGGACTATGAGCGCTCGATTTCAAACCTCTCCAAGATTCTCTCCCGGGCACCCCGGTGGTACTGGCACCTCTTCGGGAGGGATTACACAAGGTTCAGGGTTGAGGCATCGTATTCGTTGAGGATACATCCCCACAGTGTTGGTGAGAACGGGACCGTGTACTACATTGGGTTTATCCCCCGAGATATGGACCCCTCTAAAGCTCATGAATTGGCTCTTGTAATACTCCATGAGTTTGCACACCCATTCGTGGAGGATTTTCTGAAGGAAAACTTTCAGCTTTTTAGGAACATGAGTTACTACCTGAACGAGATTAGAAGCGAACTGCCCTTCACAACCAGTTATGATGTGGATCACTACGGGACCTTTTACAACTACCTCGATGAGCTCTTCACAGAAAGCGTGGCCGAGTACATAGGGCTGAAGTGCGGGATACCGGAGGATTACGTTACCCTTTACCGGCTTACCATGTCGGTGCCACTGTTCCCGCTCTCCAAGTTCTTTGAGGAGTATAGTCACATGGAAAAATCCGGAATGAAGGTGTCGGAATACGCCCCAATCTTTGCGAGGCACATGGCAGAGTGGGCAACTCCAGAAAACGTGAGTGCCCTCTACTGGGAGGTTACTCCGGTCACGTGGGTTCATGAGACGAACAGCATACTCTTCAATGGAAAAGTGGTGATAGTCTACGGAACCTCTGGAAGCGAAAAGGCTCTGGCGGAATTCCTTGAAAAGACCCTCAAGCGGGGCTACCTTCAAGGATACGGGCAGGCTCCCTCCATTGTTTTGAAGGAAGTCGATGAACTGACTCCTGATGACATGAAAACCAACTTAATCCTCATCGGCACTCCCGAGACGAACGAACTCGTTGAAAGGCTCAACGACAGACTGCCGGTGAAGTTCCTCTTCAACGGTTCGTGGACACTTGGACGGAGCAATGATTCCGTGGGCAAGTTTTTTGCCTTCAAGATAACCAACGAATCCGTGATTTCACTCCCGCTGAACGCTCCGGTCCCGTCCCAATGGGGCCTCATAGAGACCATAAAGAACCCTTGGAATAGTGACACGTACATCACCGTAATCGCCGGAACGGACGAATCCTTGATGGGGGAGGTAATCCGCAAAGGCAGAGTGGAGAGTTACACCATCATCGGAAGGAATTACCTAGAAGTTGGATTTTACATTGAGAGGGGCGGTGAGAGATGA
- the nadA gene encoding quinolinate synthase NadA: protein MENEKLIAEIERLKEERNAIIMAHNYQLPEVQDIADFLGDSLELARKAVNVDADVIVFAGVDFMAETAKILNPEKTVLLPTRRATCAMANMLRTEHILEAKKMYPDAPVVLYVNSSAETKALADVTVTSANAVKIVSKLDSDVVIFGPDKNLAYHVAKQTGKKVIPVPEYGHCYVHKKFTVEDVERARKLYPNAKLMVHPECEPEVQEKADIIVSTGGMIRHAPEHDEWVVFTEREMVYRLSRLYPSIKFHPAREDATCIGMKAITLNHIYESLRDMKHAIEVPEEIAEKARKAIERMLEMS from the coding sequence ATGGAAAATGAGAAGCTAATAGCGGAAATTGAGAGGCTTAAGGAGGAGCGCAACGCGATAATCATGGCCCACAACTACCAGTTGCCTGAGGTTCAGGACATAGCCGACTTTCTGGGGGACAGCCTCGAACTCGCGAGGAAAGCCGTCAACGTTGATGCAGATGTGATAGTCTTCGCCGGTGTTGATTTCATGGCCGAGACTGCCAAAATCCTGAACCCCGAAAAGACGGTTCTCCTTCCGACGAGAAGGGCAACCTGCGCCATGGCCAACATGCTCAGGACGGAGCACATCCTCGAGGCGAAGAAGATGTATCCAGATGCTCCAGTGGTCCTCTACGTCAACAGCTCCGCCGAGACGAAGGCTTTAGCTGATGTAACCGTCACTTCCGCCAACGCAGTCAAAATCGTCTCGAAACTCGATTCCGATGTGGTAATCTTCGGCCCGGACAAGAACCTCGCCTACCACGTGGCCAAGCAGACCGGGAAGAAGGTTATACCCGTCCCCGAATACGGACACTGCTACGTCCACAAGAAGTTCACCGTTGAGGATGTGGAGCGCGCGAGGAAGCTTTATCCAAACGCCAAGCTTATGGTTCACCCGGAGTGCGAGCCGGAAGTGCAGGAGAAAGCCGACATAATCGTCTCCACGGGCGGAATGATAAGGCACGCCCCCGAACACGATGAGTGGGTCGTCTTCACCGAGAGGGAGATGGTCTACCGGCTGAGCAGGCTCTATCCCTCCATAAAGTTCCACCCCGCGAGGGAAGACGCGACCTGCATCGGGATGAAGGCGATAACGCTCAACCACATCTACGAGTCCCTCCGCGACATGAAGCACGCCATAGAGGTTCCGGAAGAGATAGCCGAAAAAGCCCGGAAAGCCATCGAGAGAATGCTTGAGATGAGCTGA